Proteins from a genomic interval of Candidatus Nanosynbacter sp. HMT-352:
- a CDS encoding TRM11 family SAM-dependent methyltransferase — translation MFIAILGRQPEISIAELEAVYGAKNVQKISNQATTVNCDNLSIDNLGGTIKCGQVITKIKSQKSDHNALLQASKIIVEKYTKKLSNSQKKITLGISFYGNKTDPRNIQKIGIILKNNLKKSGVSLRLIPNKTAALSTATSHNNKLGRSEAKIEIIMARNIYGDLIIAESRGAQNINSYTQRDRERPKRDAFVGMLPPKLAQIMINLSGAKPNDYLWDPFCGTGTVLQEAALIGVNAYGSDLSDKMISYTTENMNWVEKTFSTNTFWQARQADATSVKLTDEQKERISRIVCETYLGQPFSAPPSPEKLHEVVGNCNHIISGFLQNIRSQIRPDTTLCIAVPAWQNREGKFTHLPLIKNLKKLGYQQIIDKNLLYYREDQVVAREILVLKPADITKTA, via the coding sequence ATCTCCAACCAAGCCACCACGGTTAATTGCGACAATTTATCAATTGACAATCTCGGCGGAACAATTAAATGCGGACAAGTCATCACGAAGATAAAGTCGCAAAAATCAGACCACAATGCCCTGCTCCAAGCCTCAAAAATTATTGTTGAAAAATACACAAAAAAACTTTCGAATAGTCAGAAAAAAATAACGCTTGGAATAAGTTTTTATGGCAATAAAACAGATCCGAGAAACATCCAAAAGATCGGAATCATCTTAAAAAACAACCTGAAAAAATCTGGCGTCAGTTTGCGCCTAATTCCTAATAAAACCGCCGCGCTGTCCACTGCGACCTCTCACAATAATAAACTCGGCAGGTCTGAGGCGAAAATTGAAATTATCATGGCCAGGAACATATACGGAGATTTGATAATCGCTGAAAGTCGTGGCGCTCAAAATATCAATTCATACACTCAGCGCGACCGCGAGCGACCAAAGCGCGACGCTTTCGTGGGAATGCTTCCGCCTAAACTTGCACAAATTATGATTAACCTGTCTGGCGCAAAACCTAACGATTACCTCTGGGATCCGTTTTGTGGCACAGGAACGGTATTACAAGAGGCTGCGCTTATTGGCGTAAATGCTTATGGCAGCGATTTGAGCGATAAGATGATATCTTACACGACTGAAAATATGAACTGGGTGGAAAAAACTTTTTCGACAAACACTTTCTGGCAAGCACGTCAGGCCGACGCTACCTCTGTAAAATTAACAGATGAGCAAAAGGAGCGGATTTCTCGAATTGTTTGCGAAACATATTTGGGTCAGCCGTTTTCCGCGCCGCCTAGCCCAGAAAAACTTCACGAAGTAGTCGGAAATTGTAATCACATAATTAGCGGTTTTCTGCAAAATATCCGCTCGCAAATCCGTCCAGACACGACGCTTTGCATAGCCGTTCCAGCATGGCAAAATCGCGAAGGTAAATTCACTCATTTGCCTCTGATAAAAAATCTTAAAAAACTTGGATATCAGCAAATTATCGATAAAAACCTCTTATATTACCGTGAAGATCAAGTTGTCGCCAGAGAAATATTGGTATTAAAACCAGCAGATATAACCAAAACCGCTTGA
- a CDS encoding 50S ribosomal protein L27 has translation MSKVKAGGSSKNIHNNAGQRLGVKRFGGQKVSAGEVLVRQTGATKISGEGTYMSKNYTIHAAKAGVVSFKRVKKQSFTGKAAQRTQVCVQ, from the coding sequence ATGTCAAAGGTTAAAGCTGGTGGTTCTAGTAAGAATATCCACAACAATGCCGGTCAACGTCTTGGCGTTAAGCGATTTGGCGGTCAAAAAGTTTCCGCTGGAGAAGTTTTAGTTCGCCAAACTGGCGCCACTAAAATTTCTGGCGAAGGCACCTATATGAGCAAAAACTACACCATCCACGCTGCCAAAGCTGGTGTTGTGAGTTTCAAACGAGTCAAAAAACAGAGTTTTACTGGCAAGGCCGCACAACGCACACAAGTTTGTGTACAATAA